The DNA region TATCTTTAGGCAACGTATCACAAAATGCAATCGAAAGGAATGATAGCAGCAATTTGCACATGAACACCAAACACGAAACTGACGAACCGCTCAAACCGGCTACTACCGGACAATCTAACGAAGTGAGACTTTGCGATTGTGAGCATAACGAGGCTATTGCCAAGAAGAATCTTGCACGAAAAACATCCCCCGGTTTCGAACCCGATTCGGACTTTTGGGATGGCTTTCACAGCAAAGTGATTTGCAATTGCAATCGTACTGAGAATTTCTCAGAACGCCTTTCACGGTGGCGCACAGTTTATCTTCCCTGTACATTCATACAATACAGCAATGGCGGTTTAGTCCGCATGGTGTTGCTTGGCGTTATTGCAATCATCTCAATTCTTTTGTTGCTGAAAACCCCCGCATACACTCATACTCCGCAGACTCCCGAGTCGATACGTATTGAGCGTGATTCTACCGGATTACCGGTTTATCATTCGGTAGAAGTCAAGTGAAACGAACCTCGCTGCTTTTGATTACTTCTGTTGTCGTCATCCAGTTATCACTAACCGGATGTTCACAACGTGATGGCGTACTGCAGCAATTGGATCGCGAGTTTCAACGTCTATCCGGAGCACTATCCCCTGCAATTGTTCTGTTGCTCCCAGTGGGTGACGATGGAGAGACAACCGGAATTTCCGGTTCGGCATTGGCAATCGGCATAAATGGCGAGTTGTTGACAACCGCTTCCGCGATCAAGGACGGCAAACCGTTGGTTGCCCAATTCTCTGATGGTAGACGATCCCCTGTAACACTCATTGGTTCCGACTGGGAAACGAATCTTGCATTACTTCGTCTCGACTCAGCAAGAGCGGATCTATCGATTCCATTAATTGGTGCGCACGATGTTGCAACCGGTCAGTTAGGAATTTTAGTCGGCTCTGCTCCGATGATCTCGGGGGCAGTCGTGATGTACGGTATGCTTAGCAAGACGACACTTGGCGGTGACGATCCATACGATGCGCCGCTTTATGCGCTTAGCGCTCCCAGCATGTTGGCAAGACCGGGTGCGCCAGTATTCGACGTATCGGGACGTTTGCTCGGGATCGTTGATGGCAAAATGCATGCAATATCAAGCGGCAGTTGGACGGTTGTACCGTTAAGAACAATCAAAGCAGTGTTGCCGCTTTTAGAGCGAGGCGGTGGCGTACCACGAGGCGTGCTGGGAGTAGTTCCCAACCCTTCGGGAGAGACTGCCGAGGGTGGGGTCATCGTCAAAGAGGTTGTACCTGAATCTCCTGCTG from bacterium includes:
- a CDS encoding S1C family serine protease encodes the protein MKRTSLLLITSVVVIQLSLTGCSQRDGVLQQLDREFQRLSGALSPAIVLLLPVGDDGETTGISGSALAIGINGELLTTASAIKDGKPLVAQFSDGRRSPVTLIGSDWETNLALLRLDSARADLSIPLIGAHDVATGQLGILVGSAPMISGAVVMYGMLSKTTLGGDDPYDAPLYALSAPSMLARPGAPVFDVSGRLLGIVDGKMHAISSGSWTVVPLRTIKAVLPLLERGGGVPRGVLGVVPNPSGETAEGGVIVKEVVPESPAEKAGIKSEDIIIECDQMRTLRISSLRVTVAGKPGQTVGVSYLRGGKRVDVNIPLGSHVGTPNDPQRDPFRKL